A window from Gemmatimonadaceae bacterium encodes these proteins:
- a CDS encoding RpiB/LacA/LacB family sugar-phosphate isomerase, protein MKEHLRRALTEMGYDVEDLGTHSPASTDYPDYAHPLAEQVEQGKAKRGVLLCGTGLGMSYAANRHPGVRAAVVWTPEIASLARKHNDANVLVLPARFVSEEDGVAILKTWLDTEFEGGRHGRRVEKIEATGHAEAAGAQSASASPTQRDAKTSSEAK, encoded by the coding sequence ATGAAAGAGCATCTCCGTCGCGCGTTGACGGAGATGGGCTACGACGTGGAGGACCTCGGCACGCACTCGCCGGCCTCCACCGACTATCCCGACTACGCGCACCCGCTGGCCGAGCAGGTGGAGCAGGGCAAGGCCAAGCGCGGCGTGTTGCTCTGTGGGACGGGCCTGGGGATGAGCTACGCGGCGAACCGTCATCCCGGCGTGCGCGCCGCGGTGGTGTGGACGCCGGAGATCGCCTCGCTCGCGCGCAAGCACAACGACGCGAACGTGCTCGTGCTGCCGGCGCGCTTCGTGAGCGAGGAGGATGGCGTGGCCATCCTCAAGACCTGGTTGGACACGGAGTTTGAAGGCGGCCGCCACGGTCGTCGCGTGGAGAAGATCGAGGCAACGGGACACGCGGAGGCAGCGGGCGCGCAGAGCGCGTCGGCATCGCCGACGCAGCGAGACGCGAAGACTTCATCGGAGGCGAAGTGA
- a CDS encoding serine hydroxymethyltransferase codes for MQGTDPEIAALVAEETKRQSEGLELIASENFVSPAVLEAMGSSLTNKYAEGLPGRRYYGGCEVVDKVEQLAIDRAKQLFGADHANVQPHSGATANAAVYLAFLKPGDTVMGLDLSQGGHLTHGSPVNFSGLNYNAVHYGVNDEGLIDYAAMRETARKEKPKLIIAGYSAYSRVLDYEQFAAAAKEVGAIFMVDMAHFAGLAATGVYPSPVPHADVVTTTTHKTLRGPRGGLILCKAEHAKAIDKAMFPGTQGGPLEHVIAAKAVAFREALQPSFKDYCRQVVLNAQALAAALIAHGVHVVSGGTDNHLMLCDLRTRSAELTGKVAEQALDRAGITVNKNTVPKETQSPFVTSGIRIGTPAVTTRGMKEREMKEIASLIDRVLSAPDDASVTEAVRKDVHALTQDFPLYI; via the coding sequence CTGCAAGGCACCGACCCCGAGATCGCCGCGCTCGTCGCCGAGGAGACCAAGCGACAGAGCGAAGGCCTCGAACTCATCGCCAGCGAGAACTTCGTCTCGCCGGCCGTGCTCGAGGCGATGGGCTCCTCGCTGACCAACAAGTACGCCGAGGGCCTGCCGGGCAGGCGCTACTACGGCGGCTGCGAGGTGGTGGACAAGGTCGAGCAGTTGGCCATCGATCGCGCCAAGCAACTCTTCGGCGCCGACCACGCCAACGTGCAGCCGCACAGCGGCGCGACGGCCAACGCCGCCGTCTACCTCGCCTTCCTCAAGCCCGGCGACACGGTGATGGGCCTCGACCTCTCGCAGGGCGGGCACCTCACGCACGGCTCCCCCGTGAACTTCTCGGGGCTGAACTACAACGCCGTGCACTACGGCGTGAACGATGAAGGCCTCATCGACTACGCCGCGATGCGTGAGACGGCGCGCAAGGAGAAGCCCAAGCTCATCATCGCCGGCTACAGCGCCTACTCGCGCGTGCTCGACTACGAGCAGTTCGCCGCCGCGGCCAAGGAAGTCGGCGCGATCTTCATGGTCGACATGGCGCACTTCGCCGGCCTCGCCGCGACGGGCGTGTACCCGAGCCCGGTCCCGCACGCCGACGTCGTCACCACCACCACGCACAAGACGCTGCGCGGCCCGCGCGGCGGACTCATCCTCTGCAAGGCCGAACACGCCAAGGCCATCGACAAGGCGATGTTCCCCGGCACGCAGGGCGGCCCGCTCGAGCACGTGATCGCAGCGAAAGCCGTCGCCTTCCGCGAGGCGCTGCAGCCCTCGTTCAAGGACTACTGCCGCCAGGTCGTGCTCAACGCGCAGGCCCTGGCCGCCGCGCTGATCGCGCACGGCGTGCACGTCGTCTCCGGCGGCACCGACAACCACCTGATGCTCTGCGACCTGCGCACGCGCAGCGCCGAGCTCACGGGCAAGGTCGCCGAGCAGGCGCTGGACCGCGCCGGCATCACGGTGAACAAGAACACCGTGCCGAAGGAGACGCAGTCGCCCTTCGTGACCAGCGGCATCCGCATCGGCACGCCCGCCGTCACCACGCGCGGGATGAAGGAGCGCGAGATGAAGGAGATCGCCTCGCTCATCGACCGCGTCCTCTCCGCACCCGACGATGCCAGCGTGACGGAAGCCGTGCGCAAGGACGTGCACGCGCTCACCCAGGATTTCCCGCTGTACATTTGA